One region of Neisseria mucosa genomic DNA includes:
- a CDS encoding 1-acyl-sn-glycerol-3-phosphate acyltransferase: MIAKLRFTFRLLCIGICLLYGMAEMFFLFPFYSKRRKLRAIQIWSLRVLASCGMKLETFGTLPQEGQAQLLISNHISWLDIMAVNGAFPGRFVAKDDVAKWPVVGYLATQAQTVYVSRNKGTKGNTAKIATVTEALKNGDTVTIFPEGTSTEGYEILPFKPSFFQTAYDAGVPIIPMLCRYPNPDGTSPNLQAAYVGDTSLWQSICMIISQPSSKVELHFLEPVPAKEDRYETAQEVHGILSRKLKELG, translated from the coding sequence ATGATTGCCAAACTACGTTTTACCTTCCGCCTGCTCTGCATCGGCATCTGCCTGCTTTACGGTATGGCGGAAATGTTCTTCCTGTTTCCCTTTTACAGCAAACGGCGCAAACTGCGCGCCATCCAAATCTGGTCGCTGCGCGTCCTCGCCTCATGCGGCATGAAGCTGGAAACCTTCGGCACACTGCCTCAGGAAGGACAGGCGCAGTTGTTAATCAGCAACCATATCTCTTGGTTGGACATCATGGCGGTCAACGGTGCATTTCCGGGTCGGTTTGTAGCGAAAGACGATGTCGCCAAATGGCCGGTAGTCGGCTATCTCGCCACGCAGGCGCAGACCGTTTACGTTTCACGCAATAAGGGCACCAAAGGCAATACCGCTAAAATCGCCACGGTAACCGAAGCCCTCAAAAACGGCGATACCGTAACCATTTTCCCGGAAGGGACGAGTACGGAAGGTTATGAAATCCTCCCGTTCAAGCCCAGCTTTTTCCAAACCGCCTACGATGCAGGCGTTCCCATTATCCCCATGCTCTGCCGCTACCCCAATCCCGACGGCACCAGTCCGAACCTTCAGGCGGCTTATGTGGGCGATACCAGCTTATGGCAATCCATCTGCATGATCATCAGCCAGCCTTCCAGCAAGGTGGAGCTGCATTTCCTAGAGCCGGTTCCCGCTAAAGAAGATCGCTATGAAACGGCGCAGGAAGTACATGGCATCTTGAGCCGGAAATTGAAAGAGTTGGGCTGA
- a CDS encoding hemolysin — protein sequence MFSSRFNQTGPKIGLSVRLAETRAEIEAAQRLRYQVFAQELGAEIESDDGRDVDPYDEHCHHLLAFDDATGEVIGCYRLITEETAKKVGGWYSEHEFDLSPLKDILPQTVELGRACTHPDYRNGGLVMLLWSGLVKFMKDENLRFMIGCGSIDMHDGGSDAAGLYHALKSKYLAPEKWCVKPLNPLKWDEITPSDKPDVPPLIKGYLNAGAWFCGEPCVDEAFNCADVLIMMDITRLADRYLQRFAPKP from the coding sequence ATGTTCTCCAGCCGTTTCAACCAAACCGGCCCCAAAATCGGTCTGAGCGTACGCCTTGCTGAAACGCGGGCGGAAATTGAAGCAGCACAACGCTTGCGTTATCAGGTATTCGCCCAAGAACTGGGTGCAGAAATCGAAAGCGACGACGGTCGCGATGTCGATCCTTACGACGAACATTGCCACCACCTTTTGGCTTTTGACGACGCAACCGGAGAAGTCATCGGCTGCTACCGCCTGATTACCGAAGAAACCGCCAAAAAAGTCGGCGGCTGGTATAGCGAACACGAATTTGACCTGTCCCCTTTGAAAGACATCTTGCCGCAAACTGTCGAACTCGGCCGCGCCTGCACCCATCCCGACTACCGCAACGGCGGTTTGGTCATGCTTTTGTGGTCGGGTTTGGTCAAATTCATGAAAGACGAAAACCTGCGCTTCATGATAGGCTGCGGCAGCATTGATATGCACGACGGCGGCAGCGATGCGGCGGGTCTGTATCATGCCCTGAAATCCAAATACCTCGCGCCTGAAAAATGGTGCGTCAAGCCGCTCAATCCGCTCAAGTGGGACGAAATTACCCCGTCGGACAAACCTGATGTCCCGCCGCTGATTAAAGGCTACCTCAATGCGGGCGCATGGTTCTGCGGCGAGCCTTGCGTCGATGAAGCGTTCAACTGCGCCGACGTGCTCATTATGATGGACATCACCCGCCTGGCAGACCGTTACCTCCAACGTTTTGCCCCTAAACCATAA